In Trifolium pratense cultivar HEN17-A07 linkage group LG7, ARS_RC_1.1, whole genome shotgun sequence, a genomic segment contains:
- the LOC123896914 gene encoding uncharacterized protein LOC123896914: MAEERQLMQKTMMETLKSVGFSQNASPTKQVVDDSSPKHVAGNYDSMKASCSAAPTNIKEDLDNGVDSVQKLLCMIVKRKTYLPIQLEHDKIVKNFKMSPKYMKDLLVGDNWLDLSILQLWCTYMQRVSIDTKKSDLFAFLDPVQLSFASKPVSLQKAGKQYIQNNLRDLNKVCYLAPHLFDGHWQLIIMCPMDNVIVCLCSLHRKIPEAARNFFTDAFKVHQLATFGNRKKATWIFPKTRRQPNGNDCGYYVMKNMLDIVTASITKNWMEVFDDPTSLTEEEMYELRNNWATCFLDLYNPEVDYVVSDDEV, encoded by the exons ATGGCTGAAGAGCGTCAATTGATGCAAAAGACAATGATGGAGACTCTTAAATCTGTCGGTTTCTCTCAAAACGCCTCCCCTACAAAGCAAGTGGTTGACGATTCTTCTCCAAAACATGTTGCAGGGAACTATGACAGTATGAAAGCTAGTTGTTCTGCTGCACCAACAAACATTAAAGAGGACTTAGATAATGGTGTAGACTCGGTTCAAAAATTGTTATGCATGATTGTCAAAAGGAAAACATATTTGCCCATACAGCTGGAACATGATAAGATTGTCAAGAATTTTAAGATGTCGCCAAAGTATATGAAAGACTTGTTGGTGGGTGATAATTGGCTTGACTTATCAATTCTACAGCTTTGGTGCAC GTATATGCAACGTGTTTCCATAGACACAAAAAAATCAGATTTGTTTGCATTTTTGGACCCGGTTCAATTGAGTTTTGCATCAAAGCCAGTTTCACTTCAAAAGGCGGGTAAACAATACATTCAAAATAATTTGCGTGATCTAAACAAAGTGTGCTACTTAGCACCACATCTTTTTGA CGGGCATTGGCAATTAATAATTATGTGTCCTATGGACAATGTTATAGTTTGTCTTTGTTCATTACACCGTAAGATACCTGAGGCAGCGAGGAATTTTTTTACAGA tGCTTTTAAAGTTCATCAATTGGCAACTTTTGGTAATAGAAAGAAGGCTACATGGATTTTTCCCAAA ACAAGGCGACAACCTAACGGTAATGACTGTGGATATTATGTAATGAAGAACATGCTTGACATTGTCACCGCTAGTATTACAAAGAATTGGATggag GTGTTCGATGATCCCACGTCATTAACTGAGGAGGAGATGTATGAATTGCGAAACAACTGGgctacttgttttcttgacctgTACAATCCCGAGGTAGATTATGTTGTTTCCGATGATGAGGTTTAG